TGATGGACAAGGCGGTAATTGGTGGACCGAGTTCCAAACTAATAGCCAACTTCAACGACCAGTACTTCTATTGCTAGATGGTCTTGAGAAGTCGTCTGTAACTAATCTAAAGATGATCCAGCCTCCTTCTTATTTCAATTTTGTTGCCAATTCTTCTCAAATCAATTACAATGGACTTACATTGAACGTCACTCCTATCGGTGACTTCACTCCTAAAAACACTGACGGATGGGATACGTATAAATCCGACTTGATCTCGATCCAGAACTCTTATATTAACAACAACGACGACTGTGTGTCCTTCAAGCCCAATACCACCAATGTGATTGTTCAGAACTTGGCATGCAATGGTTCTCATGGTATCTCCGTCGGTTCTTTGGGCCAATACGTTGGCGAGTATGACATTGTTCAGAACGTCTTGGTTACCAATGTTTCCATGAGCAATGCTCAGAACGGCGCTAGAATTAAAGCATATCCAGGTCGTCCTGCCGGTAGCACCGTGTTGGATAACGGCGGTGGTTCTGGTATTGTTGAGAATATTATGTTCAAGGACTTCCATGTTGACAATGTAGACTATGCTATCGACTTAACGCAGTGCTATGGTGGTTCTTCGACCATTGCTCCTGAAATCTGTCAACAAAATCCTGCCGATGTTATAATCAAGGACATATTCTTTGTGAATGTTACTGGAACAACTTCCAAGAAGATTAATCCATACAGTGGTGAACTAACCTGTAGTAGCCCTAACGTAAGTATTTCACACGAGGATTCAGATATTGGTAGACAACTAACTAACTAACTTCACAGGTCTGTTACAATATCTATGGATACGATATTGACCTTGTCTCGCCATCTGGAGATGAGTCTTGGTTCGTTTGTAATGATATTGACACGAGCAACGTTAATGTGACTTGCAAGGCAAATACCATTTAGTTCATGTCCTCAAAGTAAGACCAAAAAGGTTTTTTATtgttaaataaataattttaaGAGCAACCACAACCTATTTCATTTTGCAGAGTCTATTTGCCTTGTTCCTCTAAACAGATATGGCTCGTAAAAGGTCATCAATAGACTTTTCAACACTCTTCTTGTCAAAAACACCGTCACTTAGAGCCAGCCAGACCTGGCCCCAGCTCTTTATTAGCTGGACTAGTTCTTTATTAGTTGTAATCCGTTTTTCCATCATTCTCGGAGTGATTTTGCTACGAAGTGACCAAGGAATTATAGGGCCGAAGACCGAGACTCGGAAATTGTCGATTATCTCGGCCAACGCTCTGAACCCATCCCTCCCAGTTGGTTTACTGTATTGTAAATAGCTCAATTCTTCTGGTTTGTAGTTTTTAGTCATTAGTCGGTCTATGCAATCAGCAATCTGTTTGCACAAATATTCTTCTATTTTATCCAGTTTGGGTCTTCCATTTGAAGCTATATCCGGCAATGTGGTGTGTAACTGAGGTAGCGATTCTTTCTGATCAGGAGCATGCCGTGAAGTTAGTCGGAATGAGGATCTACCTGTTATACTTTTAGCTACCAGCTTTTTTCTTGACGAATCCGGACTTCCCAGCTCACCACTACTTTTAATTTTGGAATGTTCTTCAATGGCACTTAAATCAGTTGTGTGACTAGTAAGTGGGAGTGATCCATTCTGTGATGTTTTCCTCTTCTGACTGCGGCCTATTTCAAGATCTTCTAGCTGATGATTTATGTTTTTGTCCAGTCCTACTGACTCGTTTAGCTCTTCAAGTGTCATTTTTCGCTTCTTGCCATTTTTTCGCAGTGGTGggctttttcttgatttaGAGCCCAATGATGAAGCTTCAAGAGGAGCTCGTGAAATAGCTTCGTCTAGACCATCTTTCAAACTAGATTCATCCTCTTTCATGGCAATATCGACCATGGCATCTGTGTCTGGAATATAagtatcaccaccattggCTGAACTATTGACTATCTGGGCAATCTGGGTAGCAGTCATTCCTGGAACAAACGTCACAGTACGAATGTTATTGACAAGTGCTTTAGTACACAGAATACGATCATTGCTCAACAATACAGTAAAGACATTGTGCATCTGGTGATAGTACCTACAACAGTCGAGAATCGCGTCGTCACCATCCAAGCCCGAAGTCAGAGTATCATCAATCCCCTGTCCTACCACACAAGGAGTACTATTAGCCAGCTTCTCG
The Sugiyamaella lignohabitans strain CBS 10342 chromosome A, complete sequence genome window above contains:
- the PGU1 gene encoding Pgu1p (Endo-polygalacturonase; pectolytic enzyme that hydrolyzes the alpha-1,4-glycosidic bonds in the rhamnogalacturonan chains in pectins; GO_component: GO:0005576 - extracellular region [Evidence IDA] [PMID 10028181]; GO_component: GO:0005576 - extracellular region [Evidence IDA] [PMID 11935221]; GO_function: GO:0016787 - hydrolase activity [Evidence IEA]; GO_function: GO:0016798 - hydrolase activity, acting on glycosyl bonds [Evidence IEA]; GO_function: GO:0004650 - polygalacturonase activity [Evidence IEA,IEA]; GO_function: GO:0004650 - polygalacturonase activity [Evidence IDA] [PMID 10650215]; GO_process: GO:0005975 - carbohydrate metabolic process [Evidence IEA]; GO_process: GO:0008152 - metabolic process [Evidence IEA]; GO_process: GO:0045490 - pectin catabolic process [Evidence IDA] [PMID 10028181]; GO_process: GO:0007124 - pseudohyphal growth [Evidence NAS] [PMID 11255250]), producing MVKLNLLLALLATAQANAASLGWPWSPPPTDRSNVDYPKTCLVKPNGHGKDDAQSILNAMKTCNNGGAVVFQKNNLYTIGSPLDLTFLRDIDIYIDGTIQFTNDIPYWTEHSFKFAYQNGSAFWKFGGSGVNIIGGEEGVIDGQGGNWWTEFQTNSQLQRPVLLLLDGLEKSSVTNLKMIQPPSYFNFVANSSQINYNGLTLNVTPIGDFTPKNTDGWDTYKSDLISIQNSYINNNDDCVSFKPNTTNVIVQNLACNGSHGISVGSLGQYVGEYDIVQNVLVTNVSMSNAQNGARIKAYPGRPAGSTVLDNGGGSGIVENIMFKDFHVDNVDYAIDLTQCYGGSSTIAPEICQQNPADVIIKDIFFVNVTGTTSKKINPYSGELTCSSPNVSISHEDSDIGRQLTN
- the SWT1 gene encoding Swt1p (RNA endoribonuclease involved in perinuclear mRNP quality control; involved in perinuclear mRNP quality control via the turnover of aberrant, unprocessed pre-mRNAs; interacts with subunits of THO/TREX, TREX-2, and RNA polymerase II; contains a PIN (PilT N terminus) domain; GO_component: GO:0005737 - cytoplasm [Evidence IDA] [PMID 19127978]; GO_component: GO:0005634 - nucleus [Evidence IEA,IEA]; GO_component: GO:0005634 - nucleus [Evidence IDA] [PMID 17030511]; GO_component: GO:0005634 - nucleus [Evidence IDA] [PMID 19127978]; GO_function: GO:0004521 - endoribonuclease activity [Evidence IDA,IMP] [PMID 19127978]; GO_process: GO:0071032 - nuclear mRNA surveillance of mRNP export [Evidence IMP] [PMID 19127978]; GO_process: GO:0006355 - regulation of transcription, DNA-templated [Evidence IEA]; GO_process: GO:0006351 - transcription, DNA-templated [Evidence IEA]; GO_process: GO:0006351 - transcription, DNA-templated [Evidence IGI,IMP,IPI] [PMID 17030511]), whose protein sequence is MYSPVSAIVVDTNFLMSNLDIVEKLCELAVTYSHAIVVPYQVLQELDGLKSSFDSSKSFKARSGANWLYEKLANSTPCVVGQGIDDTLTSGLDGDDAILDCCRYYHQMHNVFTVLLSNDRILCTKALVNNIRTVTFVPGMTATQIAQIVNSSANGGDTYIPDTDAMVDIAMKEDESSLKDGLDEAISRAPLEASSLGSKSRKSPPLRKNGKKRKMTLEELNESVGLDKNINHQLEDLEIGRSQKRKTSQNGSLPLTSHTTDLSAIEEHSKIKSSGELGSPDSSRKKLVAKSITGRSSFRLTSRHAPDQKESLPQLHTTLPDIASNGRPKLDKIEEYLCKQIADCIDRLMTKNYKPEELSYLQYSKPTGRDGFRALAEIIDNFRVSVFGPIIPWSLRSKITPRMMEKRITTNKELVQLIKSWGQVWLALSDGVFDKKSVEKSIDDLLRAISV